The following proteins come from a genomic window of Athalia rosae chromosome 1, iyAthRosa1.1, whole genome shotgun sequence:
- the LOC105691326 gene encoding G-protein coupled receptor Mth2-like has product MWTITSIFLYFFISSIESTGDYVLMKCCPIGYALSDDLRCVMSARGDNFTVLNESVLGNGTETCYRSGDRTIIEPHDTGSDDSQNRTSVERCVDVDHRNGSIYRRTCPHDWRERSGQCDSIFTPLIFWGASIVVFASLFYIFPYLIVVIFYFVVADLRHRAYDRSVLGHNACQLLIAIILIVMGYFVLCHKPIKPAWIFIATGLSLQFLTLTSVFWMNVICFDMTLVITRLRWKPGSDVTGSEENRKFRIYAVYVWGGGILITSMTGFMELCPWIPASSPLKPNFERFDDGANYSVILHVSTVPIITLILNNVMFIYTTYKVVKIKKSTAVVTAGNNKTATKNYFIFLRLYLLMDAPWIVGVLAAVYPEIWILKFVRMLQPTLMMFAMLPNKTLSQAFKCSKSTATANKRTKQKCEETRI; this is encoded by the exons ATGTGGACGATAACATCGatcttcttgtattttttcataagTTCCATCGAATCGACCGGTGATTATGTGCTTATGAAGTGTTGCCCGATCGGATACGCGCTCAGCGATGATCTTCGATGTGTGATGTCAGCCCGAGGGGACAATTTTACCGTTCTGAACGAGTCGGTCCTTGGAAACGGCACGGAGACATGTTATCGAA GTGGCGATCGGACAATTATCGAGCCGCACGATACCGGATCGGACGATAGCCAAAATCGTACGAGCGTGGAAAGGTGCGTCGACGTGGACCATCGCAACGGAAGCATCTACAGAAGAACGTGTCCGCACGATTGGAGAGAGAGATCGGGACAATGCGACAGTATTTTCACCCCATTGATATTTTGGGGTGCTTCTATCGTCGTGTTCGCTAgtcttttctatatttttccgTATCTAATCGTCGTGATATTCTATTTTGTCGTTGCCGATCTTCGACATCGTGCCTACGACAGGTCTGTATTGGGACACAACGCCTGCCAACTTTTGATAGCGATAATTTTGATTGTGATGGGATACTTCGTTCTTTGTCACAAACCGATCAAGCCGGCGTGGATATTCATAGCGACGGGATTGAGCCTACAGTTTCTTACGTTGACCTCCGTTTTTTGGATGAACGTTATTTGCTTTGATATGACCTTGGTGATCACCAGACTTCGGTGGAAACCTGGCAGCGACGTAACTGGTTCGGAGGAGAACCGGAAGTTCAGGATATACGCCGTTTATGTTTGGGGTGGCGGAATTTTAATAACTTCCATGACCGGTTTTATGGAACTCTGTCCGTGGATTCCAGCGTCATCTCCTCTGAAGCCGAACTTCGAAAGGTTCGACGACGGCGCTAATTATTCGGTAATTTTGCACGTATCGACTGTGCCCATTATCACATTGATCTTGAATAACGTTATGTTCATTTACACAACCTACAAAGTTgttaagataaaaaaatcaacagcCGTGGTAACTGCAGGAAACAACAAAACTGCAACGAAAAACTATTTCATTTTCCTGCGGTTGTATCTCCTTATGGACGCTCCATGGATAGTGGGCGTTCTGGCCGCGGTGTATCCAGAAATCTGGATTCTAAAGTTTGTTAGAATGTTACAGCCGACATTAATGATGTTCGCGATGCTGCCGAACAAAACTCTTAGCCAAGCCTTCAAATGTTCGAAGTCAACCGCGACGGCAAACAAAAGGACGAAACAAAAATGCGAAGAAACCCGTATTTGA
- the LOC105691341 gene encoding G-protein coupled receptor Mth2-like has protein sequence MGSQLELFLILSLTTLVNSVERVTKSHKKCCANDEIFDDNLTCTNNWSTQVRWRSSSLDNESKVFSCDEMPRTAPSFQLWNHDLLMGNLTGINYCLDVSVNGSIMIQMCLPETKVTSGCDSVLTTIRFWGADIAMHMNITHVVLCVFVVLLYLAFYDIGRRTYNRAVLIHNACLLCMGCTLTVLGVFTLCHHELHHIVAVLLWLTLQFFTLASTFWLNVICFDMTLVITQFRWLVGSFDNSAREENRRFHMYGIFAWGSAVIPTLLAGIMEICAVGSVSPVLRADYTKYHDGPNTTVNLYFFLLPLITLFFNNILFVYTSYKIFVIQRSTAIVNKNQSNVLWKKYFLFLRLYLLMGAPWFFGMLMACMNQLWILKTCRIAQPILWILMLVTHKKIRTRIADKLGFSRSDNQSLENSLENRRY, from the coding sequence ATGGGTTCACagttggaattatttttaattttgtcttTAACTACCCTCGTCAATTCTGTGGAACGAGTTACAAAATCACACAAGAAATGTTGCGCCAATGACGAAATATTCGACGACAACTTGACTTGCACAAATAACTGGTCGACGCAGGTGCGGTGGAGATCGAGCAGCCTCGACAATGAATCCAAAGTCTTCTCTTGCGACGAAATGCCGCGAACCGCACCATCGTTTCAACTTTGGAACCACGATTTGCTCATGGGAAATCTTACCGGGATAAACTACTGCCTGGACGTATCCGTCAATGGATCGATAATGATCCAAATGTGCCTACCGGAAACAAAAGTGACGTCTGGATGCGACAGCGTGCTTACCACGATCAGATTTTGGGGAGCGGACATCGCGATGCACATGAATATCACCCACGTAGTCTTGTGCGTATTCGTGGTGCTACTTTATTTGGCGTTTTATGACATCGGCCGGAGGACCTACAACCGTGCCGTTTTGATACACAACGCTTGTTTACTGTGTATGGGTTGTACCCTGACTGTGTTGGGAGTTTTCACCCTGTGTCACCACGAACTTCATCACATTGTAGCTGTGCTTTTGTGGTTGACTCTCCAATTCTTCACTTTGGCTTCTACTTTTTGGTTGAACGTCATCTGTTTCGATATGACGTTGGTGATAACGCAGTTCCGCTGGCTAGTTGGATCTTTTGATAACAGTGCGAGAGAGGAGAATCGGCGGTTTCATATGTACGGAATATTTGCATGGGGAAGTGCTGTGATACCAACTCTTTTGGCTGGAATCATGGAAATATGTGCAGTGGGATCAGTGAGCCCCGTGTTAAGGGCGGACTATACAAAGTACCACGACGGACCGAACACCACTGTgaatttgtacttttttttattgccccTGATCACTTTGTTCTTCAATAATATCTTGTTCGTCTACAcgtcgtataaaatatttgtgaTTCAGAGGAGCACCGCGATAGTGAACAAGAATCAGTCCAACGTCTTGTGGAAAAAGTACTTTCTGTTTTTGAGACTTTATCTGTTGATGGGGGCACCGTGGTTTTTCGGAATGTTGATGGCTTGCATGAATCAACTGTGGATCCTGAAGACCTGTCGAATAGCGCAGCCAATTCTTTGGATTCTTATGCTCGTCACGCACAAAAAGATACGAACAAGAATTGCGGACAAGTTGGGATTCAGTAGGAGCGATAAtcaaagtttggaaaattcaCTCGAAAATAGAAGATACTAG